Proteins from one Ananas comosus cultivar F153 linkage group 5, ASM154086v1, whole genome shotgun sequence genomic window:
- the LOC109710887 gene encoding translation machinery-associated protein 22 isoform X1: MAEKPQPVRVLYCGVCGLPAEYCEFGPDFDKCKPWLRQNAPHLYPDLLNDAKEKDVDKAAEQLQAVGISGAGDGGGEGSSANSGSTSGSKQEEVKRLPGGKIKKKEKQEVVIEKIVRNKRKCVTVVKGLELFGIKLSDASKKLGKKFATGASVVKGPTDKEQIDVQGDIAYDIVEFLTETWPDVPESAIFFIEDGRKVAAA, translated from the exons ATGGCGGAGAAGCCGCAGCCGGTGCGCGTCCTCTACTGCGGCGTCTGCGGCCTCCCCGCCGAGTACTGCGAGTTCGGCCCCGACTTCGACAAGTGCAAGCCCTGGCTCCGCCAAAACGCCCCCCATCTCTACCCCGATCTCCTCAACG ATGCCAAGGAGAAGGACGTCGACAAGGCAGCGGAGCAGCTCCAGGCGGTGGGGATTTCCGGCGCCGGAGACGGCGGAGGTGAGGGCTCCAGTGCGAATTCAG GCAGCACATCAGGGTCTAAGCAAGAAGAAGTAAAACGCCTTCCTGGCggtaaaataaagaagaaa GAGAAGCAAGAAGTTGTGATTGAGAAGATTGTCCGAAACAAGCGCAAGTGTGTTACTGTTGTAAAAGGCCTTGAATTATTTG GCATAAAACTCAGTGATGCTTCTAAGAAGCTTGGAAAGAAGTTTGCTACTGGGGCTTCTGTTGTTAAG GGCCCAACTGACAAAGAGCAAATTGATGTTCAAGGAGACATAGCATATGATATTGTGGAGTTCCTAACTGAGACATGGCCAGAT GTGCCTGAATCGGCAATTTTCTTCATTGAAGATGGAAGAAAGGTTGCTGCTGCTTGA
- the LOC109710887 gene encoding translation machinery-associated protein 22 isoform X2 has product MAEKPQPVRVLYCGVCGLPAEYCEFGPDFDKCKPWLRQNAPHLYPDLLNDAKEKDVDKAAEQLQAVGISGAGDGGGSTSGSKQEEVKRLPGGKIKKKEKQEVVIEKIVRNKRKCVTVVKGLELFGIKLSDASKKLGKKFATGASVVKGPTDKEQIDVQGDIAYDIVEFLTETWPDVPESAIFFIEDGRKVAAA; this is encoded by the exons ATGGCGGAGAAGCCGCAGCCGGTGCGCGTCCTCTACTGCGGCGTCTGCGGCCTCCCCGCCGAGTACTGCGAGTTCGGCCCCGACTTCGACAAGTGCAAGCCCTGGCTCCGCCAAAACGCCCCCCATCTCTACCCCGATCTCCTCAACG ATGCCAAGGAGAAGGACGTCGACAAGGCAGCGGAGCAGCTCCAGGCGGTGGGGATTTCCGGCGCCGGAGACGGCGGAG GCAGCACATCAGGGTCTAAGCAAGAAGAAGTAAAACGCCTTCCTGGCggtaaaataaagaagaaa GAGAAGCAAGAAGTTGTGATTGAGAAGATTGTCCGAAACAAGCGCAAGTGTGTTACTGTTGTAAAAGGCCTTGAATTATTTG GCATAAAACTCAGTGATGCTTCTAAGAAGCTTGGAAAGAAGTTTGCTACTGGGGCTTCTGTTGTTAAG GGCCCAACTGACAAAGAGCAAATTGATGTTCAAGGAGACATAGCATATGATATTGTGGAGTTCCTAACTGAGACATGGCCAGAT GTGCCTGAATCGGCAATTTTCTTCATTGAAGATGGAAGAAAGGTTGCTGCTGCTTGA